In the Bacillota bacterium genome, TAACGAGGCGCGTCTTAACTCTATTCGTCGCTGACTCTCTAAAGTCCTCTCGGAACTCATCTTTATTTTTGCCAAGATAAGACAGATATAGTTCTAATTTCAATTTGCTGCGCGAAAGATTCTGCTCCATATCTTCGACCATGGAGTCCATCTCTTCTTCGACTAGGACGGGAGGTATGTCGAAAGAAGTGCTCGCTACAACTTTAGCCACAACTTCGTTTTCTATACGTCTCTTAGCATTATTTTCTGCCGACTGCAGCAGCTTGCCGACGATTTCTGCCCGCAGTGAGGCGAGAGTTTCGTGCTCGGAGATCTCTTTGGCAAACTCGTCATCTAGCGCTGGCAGTTCTTTACGCTTAATGTCGTGCAGAACAACCTCAAAGACTGCCTCCTGCGCGGCTAGGTCTTCGTTGCGATACTCGGCGGGGAAAGTTACCTCGATGTTACGTGTTGCGCCACGCTCCATACCTACTAGCTGTTCTTCAAAACCAGGGATGAAAGCACCCGAACCAATTTCAAGCGCATGGCCAGTGGCCGTGCCACCATCGAAGTAAACGCCGCCTACGCTGCCCTTGTAGTCAATGATGGCTGTATCGCCCACGGCTAGGGGGCTATCAGTAACATCAACTAGGCGCACATGGCGCTCCGCCAACTTCGTCAGCTCTTTTTCTACCTGCTCTTCACTCACCTCGACTACGGGCTTATCTATGATTACGCCCTTGTAGTCTTTTACGATTATTTCGGGCAAAAGTTCCACCACGAACTTAACTTGGGCAGCCTCGCCGCGAGCGAAATGAACAACTGTTACTTCTGGGCGGGCGATAGGCTTGACCTTTGTCTCTGCCAACACGCGCTCGTAGGCCGGCGGCAAGAGAATGTCTAAGGCATCGTCGTGCAAGACCTCACTGCCGTAGCGAGCCTCTAGAATGTGCACTGGCACTTTGCCCTTGCGAAAACCGGGCATGTTGACCTTGGCGACAACTTTCTTGTAAGCACCCTGTAGAGCGGCCGCTACCTCGCTCTCGTCAATGGTGACCTCAATCTGTAGTTTGTTGTTGTCTAACTGAAGCAGTTCTGTTTTCAAACGCATAGTCCTCCTCAACGTGAATATGTTCCTAGGTGAAGCCTAGATTGACCACTACATTATAGCATAAAAAAAGCTTACCACAATGGTAAGCAAGGCATACGAAAAGACCCGAAAAGACGGCTGGTTTGCCAAAAAAATTTGGAGCGGAAGAAGAGATTCGAACTCTCGACCCTCGCCTTGGCAAGGCGATGCTCTACCGCTGAGCTACTTCCGCATATTCTCGCCCGCTGTGGATGTCCCTATTCCCGGTTCCCACTTCTAACTTCCCTAAATCTAACTTCCCTAAATCTAACTTCCAACTTCCAACCTCTAACCTCTAGTCAAAGTGGCGCGCCCGGCAGGATTTGAACCTGCGACCACCGGATTCGTAGTCCGTTACTCTATCCAGCTGAGCTACGGGCGCATTTTGGGGTGGATAATGGGACTTGAACCCACGGCCCCCAGATCCACAATCTGGTGCTCTAACCAACTGAGCTATATCCACCATGTTGACGAAGTTTATTGTAACAAAAATTGAATGACTGCGCAAGCCATCATTTCTGCATTGCCTGTTGCTCTTAAGGCAAACTTCTGTCGCGGATGGCTCTGCCCTAGGCCTCTTCCCCGAGCAAACGCCTAAATTCCTCGCAGCGCTTGACGAGGTCGTCGTAGGAACCTGAGTCTTCGACACGCCCATCTTTAAGCACAATTATTTTGTCTGCCCTGCGCAGGACTTGTGGGCGGTGCGATACGACTAGGTATGTTCCGCGGGATTCCTCGCCAAAGAGACTGCGCCACAAATTCTCCTCTGTCCGAACATCAAGGGCGGAAGACAGGTCATCAAAGACCAATAGCTCCGGTTGGTGGATAATGGCACGTGCGGCTGCGACTCGCTGCACCTGCCCACCCGACAACTTAACGCCCCGCACACCCACAATGGTATCAAGGCCCTCGGTCAAAGCGGCGAGGTCGGTGCTAAAGTCAGCCTTACGCAGGGCCTGGCGCAAGTCATCATCAGAAAACTTACCCCCCATGGCTAGATTATCTCGCAAGGTGCCGCTAAAGAGGATAGGCGATTGTCGTACATAGGCCACATTGGGTGGCACAAGCACTTCGTTTGGCACGGTGACCGGCTGCTCGTTCCAGTAAACCGCGCCGTTGCCTGGCAATTGTCCGAGAATGGCTCGGAGTAGGGTAGTCTTACCACTGCCCATGCGCCCTGTGATAGCCACGAGCGAACCAGCTGCAATATCAAAGGAGATATTTGTGACCCCGGTTGCGCTTTGCGGATAGATGTAGGACAGCCCTTTGACCGCAAGCGTCTGCAACGGAACACGAGAGCGCTCCGTTACTTTTGCCTCTCGCTGCCAGTGCTCTGTGCGCGTAAGCTCAGAGATTTTGTCTTCACACAGTGCCGCGAGCCGCCTCACGGCAACATTGCCCTGCTGAATAAAGGCGACAAAGTAACCGTAAAATTCTACAATACCAGTCACGCTATCTAGGTAGCTGACGAACAGGGCAAAATCACCCACCGTAAAACTTGTGCCCCCCAGCTCTCTTCCGGCCACCCACAGAATGGCCGCGCTGCCAATACTAAAGGTGCCGTTAGACAAGAATTCAAGCCCATGATTATACTTGCGTTCGCGTAAGGCCAGTGTTGCACGTGTGGTATTGAGTTCACGCAAGCGATTTGCCGCCCTATCTTCGGCTTGGGCCATCTGCAGAGACTGTATGGCGGAGAACACTTCCCCCATGACCCCTGTTACCCGCGCTGCAGCGTCCCGCGTAGCGACGCGATACTTCTCTAAAGCTTGCGAGGCAATATTGTAGATTACGCCGATGACTAAGAGCGGCAAGAAGACCACGACGGTGACGCGAGCATTGATGCCTGCCAGGATGGCGATAGCCACAACACCAAATAACAGCTCCCCTAGAAAATCGGCGATCCAGCTAACGGTGTACTCAAGGTGAGTGGCATCGTCTCTGATGCTGTCGAGCGCCTCGCCGGGGGGCACACTCAATGAGGCCGCCCCCGGCCGCAAGAAGATTCTGCGCATAACATTGTAGCGCAAGAGCGAACTGGTGTGAAAGCGATGCACGGCATCAGTAGCTGCTCCGGCAGTAATGACTACCACACGCACCAGGGCGTAAGCAAGCATAGCGATGGCAAAGTTTTGTATGGGGGACAAGTAGTCCCCCGCAAAAAGACGATCGAGCGTTTGCCGAAGCAGGAGTGCTGGCAAGAGCGGCAGGGCATGAACACTTGTCCACAGCACAACGTCAAGCAAGTACAGGTAGGGGCGTGCTGCGAGGAGTCGCCATATAACTTTGAGCGCGATCATGTCAGCACCTCCTCTAGCCCAACTTGCTTAAGCCTAGCGTAATGTGAAGCCGGGTTATTCTCAATTTCCTGTCGCTTGCCAAATTCTAGAACACGACCCCCATCGAGCAGCAAGAGGTGATCCACCTGCTCTAAGGTGGCCAGACGATGCGCGATAATGATGCCGGTGCGCCCAGCAAGGAGTCTCTTCAGCGCTCTTCCCACCAGGTTCTCGGTGATAGGATCGAGCTTCGCTGAGGCCTCGTCAAGCACGACTATAGATGGATTGCGCAAAAAGGCACGGGATAGCGCCAATAATTGCCCCTCACCTGCCGACAAACCATTACTTCCAGCCTCCATCATGGTGTCTAGACCCGCCGGCAAGGCTCGATACCAATCCAGCAATCCTAGTTCCGTAAGGATGCCCACTAGGGCCTCATCGCTGTAGGAATGGTCAAAAAAAGTCAGGTTATCGCGCACTGAGGCCTGAAACACCTGCACCTCCTGGCTGACGAAGCTGATGCGCTCCCTGATGGCCTGGACAGACATGGCTGTAGTGGGCACCCCCCCTATCAGCAGCTCGCCGTCAGAAGGGTCATATTGTCGCGCGATGAGGCGAGCAAGGGTCGATTTACCGCTCCCGGTACGCCCTATTACTCCCATGGACTCCCCTCGTGGCAGTGAAAATGAAACTTGGTCGAGAACTAAGGCGTTATCGTCTTCGTAACTAAATACTAGGCTACGCGCATCTACAGGTAGGGCCTCAGCAGGAAGTGATTCCCCGAGTGTAGAGTCAGAGAGCGCCGACAAGGCCAGCAGCTCATTGATGCGGCTTAACGACGCCGTAGCCCGCTGCAGCTCCTGTAGCTGCATACGAATCTGTTGCACAGGTTGCTGAATTAGCTCTGAATAATGAATAATAAGGTAGGCGGTACCGATACTGAGACCTTGGAAACGCCAGAGATAAGCGGCCAAGGCTACCGCTAGCACTTGGTTTACAGCCTGCAGCACGATGGCCACGGACCAAATGGAGGTACTAGCCAAGTATGTCTTGATGAGGTGCGGCAGCCACCCATGAAACTCCGCCCTGAGCCGGCCAAGCATCGCTCCTTGCGCCCCTACACCCTGCATGTCTTCCGTTGTCGACAGTTGTTCTCCTACAAAGCCGTATACCTGTGCGCTCGCCTTGCGTTCCGCCTTAACAATGGGAGCCGTAATCGTCCTCACGCGGTTAATTAACAACAGACTAAGCGCTGTGTACACGGCGAACACCAAGCCAACTAGGTAGTGCTCGCGCCAGAGCAATATGACCGAGCCAATAATAAAG is a window encoding:
- the tig gene encoding trigger factor — translated: MKTELLQLDNNKLQIEVTIDESEVAAALQGAYKKVVAKVNMPGFRKGKVPVHILEARYGSEVLHDDALDILLPPAYERVLAETKVKPIARPEVTVVHFARGEAAQVKFVVELLPEIIVKDYKGVIIDKPVVEVSEEQVEKELTKLAERHVRLVDVTDSPLAVGDTAIIDYKGSVGGVYFDGGTATGHALEIGSGAFIPGFEEQLVGMERGATRNIEVTFPAEYRNEDLAAQEAVFEVVLHDIKRKELPALDDEFAKEISEHETLASLRAEIVGKLLQSAENNAKRRIENEVVAKVVASTSFDIPPVLVEEEMDSMVEDMEQNLSRSKLKLELYLSYLGKNKDEFREDFRESATNRVKTRLVIDKVGELEDITVSDAELYTHLEEMGQAYKQSAAEVEKFLLQRGQLGAVRASIITGKTIDHLVSMAVVKENKDN
- a CDS encoding ABC transporter ATP-binding protein, encoding MIALKVIWRLLAARPYLYLLDVVLWTSVHALPLLPALLLRQTLDRLFAGDYLSPIQNFAIAMLAYALVRVVVITAGAATDAVHRFHTSSLLRYNVMRRIFLRPGAASLSVPPGEALDSIRDDATHLEYTVSWIADFLGELLFGVVAIAILAGINARVTVVVFLPLLVIGVIYNIASQALEKYRVATRDAAARVTGVMGEVFSAIQSLQMAQAEDRAANRLRELNTTRATLALRERKYNHGLEFLSNGTFSIGSAAILWVAGRELGGTSFTVGDFALFVSYLDSVTGIVEFYGYFVAFIQQGNVAVRRLAALCEDKISELTRTEHWQREAKVTERSRVPLQTLAVKGLSYIYPQSATGVTNISFDIAAGSLVAITGRMGSGKTTLLRAILGQLPGNGAVYWNEQPVTVPNEVLVPPNVAYVRQSPILFSGTLRDNLAMGGKFSDDDLRQALRKADFSTDLAALTEGLDTIVGVRGVKLSGGQVQRVAAARAIIHQPELLVFDDLSSALDVRTEENLWRSLFGEESRGTYLVVSHRPQVLRRADKIIVLKDGRVEDSGSYDDLVKRCEEFRRLLGEEA
- a CDS encoding ABC transporter ATP-binding protein, coding for MKYSISKLLTKYLWPWRWRLAAIASLMLLSLAAQLARPQILRRVLDLSLAGQEERQILVGIVLLGLVAVMGNLVDALVRYGSDKLGWASTNELRDDLTRHVLRLDLAFHKGTSPGALIERVDVDVTRLAELMANFTRHIVINALFIIGSVILLWREHYLVGLVFAVYTALSLLLINRVRTITAPIVKAERKASAQVYGFVGEQLSTTEDMQGVGAQGAMLGRLRAEFHGWLPHLIKTYLASTSIWSVAIVLQAVNQVLAVALAAYLWRFQGLSIGTAYLIIHYSELIQQPVQQIRMQLQELQRATASLSRINELLALSALSDSTLGESLPAEALPVDARSLVFSYEDDNALVLDQVSFSLPRGESMGVIGRTGSGKSTLARLIARQYDPSDGELLIGGVPTTAMSVQAIRERISFVSQEVQVFQASVRDNLTFFDHSYSDEALVGILTELGLLDWYRALPAGLDTMMEAGSNGLSAGEGQLLALSRAFLRNPSIVVLDEASAKLDPITENLVGRALKRLLAGRTGIIIAHRLATLEQVDHLLLLDGGRVLEFGKRQEIENNPASHYARLKQVGLEEVLT